CGCCCCGCCTTGGAGCTGGTGGAACAGGCGGCTTAACGTGGGGAAGTCCTGCGCCTTTTCCGCTACGGCGACTTCTTCCATGCGCATCTCCGCTTCCTGGAAGAAGAGGGTGGCCAGCTCCGTGACGAAGACGGGGCCGCCCATCTCCCGCAATTCGGCCAAGCGGCGGCGCAGGTTCAGCCGGGCCTCGTCCGCGTGGATGGAGGGGCGGCCTTGGAGGACGCGCTGGATGTCGGCGATCAGGATCGGCTTGCTCAGGAAGTCGTCCATGCCGTTGGCCAGGCAGGTGATCCGCATGCGGTCCTGGCGGGCGGCGGTGACGGCGACGATCCGCGGCGCGGCTTCCCGCCCCGGCGTGGAGCGGATGCGGCGGGTGGTTTCCAGGCCGTCGAGGCCGGGCATGGAAAGGTCGATGAAGAGGAGCTGGTAATTCTTGTTCCGCAGGGCGTCGAGGGCGTGGAGGCCGTCGTCCACCATGTCGTAGGTCTGGCCCAGGTTGTCCAGCATGCGGGCCAGCAGCTGGCGGGTCACCCGGTGATCCTCCGCGATGAGGATGTGGGGGGCGTCCGCAGGAGCCATACTTCCTTACCTTAGCGCGTTATTCCAAAAATAGAAGCCCGGCTCGGCGGCGCAGGTGGCGGCCGCCTTTGAGGTTCAGCTTGGCGGGGCCTTTTTTTTCCAAAAGGGAGCGGGCCTCCTCGATTTTTTCAAAGGAAAGGCCGGTGACGCCCCGGTTTTCCAGCCACCGGCGGAGCAGCCGCCGCTGCCA
This DNA window, taken from Verrucomicrobium sp., encodes the following:
- a CDS encoding response regulator yields the protein MAPADAPHILIAEDHRVTRQLLARMLDNLGQTYDMVDDGLHALDALRNKNYQLLFIDLSMPGLDGLETTRRIRSTPGREAAPRIVAVTAARQDRMRITCLANGMDDFLSKPILIADIQRVLQGRPSIHADEARLNLRRRLAELREMGGPVFVTELATLFFQEAEMRMEEVAVAEKAQDFPTLSRLFHQLQGGAVNLGASELHQICVVAEEAAERADGALVHGCHRLAAQELKTLSELVHTHIKE